Proteins found in one Anopheles aquasalis chromosome 3, idAnoAquaMG_Q_19, whole genome shotgun sequence genomic segment:
- the LOC126575700 gene encoding probable beta-hexosaminidase fdl isoform X1, giving the protein MVLLHDYSSRRGSVGSQSRNLRMTVLKNLFKKMALMKSLLRTLLLLFIVGSVLLLFYWRDSTSESSKPSSSFTLGSFNTHIVTGGSLAGLATGDSGNARITNTPISPIERSWTYKCVNNRCVRHHFVDGVEENFDSNNLHAQSAHQQQPHGSGSSGSSTTSKTTGGKRIPYQTCAMTCGPINIWPQPTGATTIGSKTSRFRLSDMRLKVNTAAGFEAVERLLHEAFDVFRTELRSILVARGATLEEIEGAMPANAIPPELRNGGAGGATVAANDGDAVAQGGSADGGPGGALPANGQSANEKHKGGAGALHFFTLVSDKRYDVDTVEVSLHVEKSSETYLTLHTDERYNMSVTHSARVLKVKISAHSFFGAKHGLTTLQQLIWFDDEERTLKMLNKASIEDVPKFNYRGLMLDTSRHYFSVDAIKRAIVGMSHSKLNRFHWHITDSQSFPLVSKHYPQLARYGAYSEQEVYTPDDVRELTAFAKVRGIQIIPEIDAPAHAGNGWDWGPKHGLGELSLCINQQPWSNFCGEPPCGQLNPKNNNTYLILQRLYEELLEIVGPLDYFHLGGDEVNLECWQQHFNDSDMRALWCDFMQQTYHRLQLAAGKNASIPRTAAVWSSGLTSFPCLPRNVFAVQVWGGSKWPENFQLINAGYNLVISHVDAWYLDCGFGSWRSTGEAACSPYRNWQTVYKHRPWDEMKLTSLQMRQILGGEACLWTEQVDESILDSRLWPRASALAERLWTDPVEERYSDTVPLEVYNRMSVFRNRLLELGLRAEPIFPKYCAQNQDECV; this is encoded by the exons ATGGTACTGTTACACGATTACAGCAGCAGG CGCGGCTCGGTAGGATCGCAATCGCGCAACCTGCGGATGACGGTTTTGAAAAATTTGTTCAAAAAGATGGCCCTCATGAAGTCGCTCCTGCGGACGCTGCTCCTCCTGTTCATCGTCGGTAGcgtgctgcttctgttctACTGGCGAGACAGTACGTCCGAATCGTCGAAACCGTCCTCCTCGTTCACGCTGGGCAGCTTCAACACGCACATCGTGACGGGCGGCAGCCTGGCCGGTCTGGCGACCGGTGATAGTGGCAATGCGCGAATCACCAACACTCCGATAAG CCCCATCGAACGATCGTGGACGTACAAGTGTGTGAATAATCGGTGCGTTCGGCACCATTTCGTGGATGGCGTCGAGGAGAACTTTGATAGCAACAATCTACACGCGCAATcagcgcaccaacagcaaccacatgGCAGCGggagtagcggcagcagcaccacctcgaAAACGACCGGTGGCAAACGAATACCGTACCAAACGTGCGCGATGACCTGCGGTCCGATCAACATCTGGCCGCAACCAACCGGTGCCACGACGATCGGCAGCAAAACTTCCCGCTTCCGGTTGTCCGACATGCGGCTCAAGGTCAACACGGCGGCTGGCTTTGAAGCGGTCGAGCGGCTTCTACACGAAGCGTTCGATGTGTTTCGCACCGAGCTGCGCAGTATACTGGTGGCCCGTGGTGCAACACTCGAGGAGATCGAGGGAGCTATGCCGGCGAATGCGATCCCACCGGAGCTACGAAAcggtggagctggtggtgccacAGTAGCAgccaatgatggtgatgcggtaGCCCAAGGTGGTAGTGCTGATGGCGGGCCTGGTGGTGCACTTCCGGCGAATGGCCAGTCGGCGAACGAGAAGCACAAAGGTGGAGCTGGTGCATTACACTTTTTCACGCTGGTCAGTGATAAGCGGTACGATGTGGATACTGTTGAGGTGAGCCTGCACGTGGAGAAATCGTCTGAAACCTACTTAACGTTGCACACCGACGAGCGCTACAACATGAGCGTGACAC ATTCGGCCCGTGTGCTGAAGGTAAAGATCTCTGCGCATTCTTTCTTCGGAGCGAAGCACGGTTTGACGACACTGCAGCAACTGATTTGGTTCGATGATGAGGAGCGCACGCTGAAGATGCTCAACAAAGCCTCGATCGAGGATGTGCCAAAGTTTAA CTACCGTGGTTTGATGCTGGACACATCTCGGCACTACTTCTCGGTGGACGCGATCAAGCGTGCGATCGTGGGAATGTCACACTCGAAGTTGAATCGTTTCCACTGGCACATAACGGACTCGCAGAGCTTTCCGCTCGTCTCGAAGCACTACCCACAGCTGGCACGCTACGGAGCATACTCGGAGCAAGAGGTGTACACGCCGGACGATGTGCGAGAGCTGACGGCGTTTGCGAAGGTTCGAGGCATTCAAATAATCCCCGAGATCGATGCACCGGCACACGCAGGCAACGGGTGGGACTGGGGACCGAAGCATGGCCTTGGTGAGCTGAGCCTCTGCATTAACCAGCAACCGTGGAGCAACTTCTGCGGTGAACCACCGTGCGGACAGTTGaatcccaaaaacaacaacacctaCCTGATCCTCCAGCGGTTGTACGAGGAGCTGCTCGAGATCGTCGGTCCGCTCGATTACTTCCATCTTGGTGGTGACGAGGTAAACCTGGagtgctggcagcagcacttcaATGATTCCGATATGCGGGCTCTTTGGTGTGATTTCATGCAGCAAACGTACCACCGGCTACAGCTGGCAGCGGGAAAGAATGCCTCGATTCCACGAACGGCGGCCGTGTGGTCGAGCGGATTGACGAGCTTTCCGTGTCTGCCGCGGAACGTGTTTGCGGTGCAAGTCTGGGGTGGAAGCAAATGGCCCGAAAACTTTCAGCTCATCAACGCCGGCTATAATCTGGTCATCTCACATGTGGACGCCTGGTATCTGGACTGTGGGTTTGGTAGCTGGCGATCGACGGGCGAGGCCGCCTGCTCGCCCTACCGTAACTGGCAGACGGTGTACAAACATCGACCGTGGGACGAGATGAAACTAACCTCGCTGCAGATGCGCCAGATTCTTGGCGGTGAGGCGTGCCTATGGACGGAGCAGGTGGATGAGTCGATACTCGATTCGCGCCTTTGGCCTCGCGCTTCCGCTCTAGCCGAGCGACTTTGGACGGATCCGGTCGAGGAGCGGTACAGCGATACGGTGCCGCTCGAGGTGTACAACCGTATGTCGGTGTTCCGTAATCGTCTGCTAGAGTTAGGGCTGCGAGCGGAACCAATATTCCCAAAGTATTGTGCCCAGAATCAGGACGAGTGTGTATGA
- the LOC126575700 gene encoding probable beta-hexosaminidase fdl isoform X2, giving the protein MTVLKNLFKKMALMKSLLRTLLLLFIVGSVLLLFYWRDSTSESSKPSSSFTLGSFNTHIVTGGSLAGLATGDSGNARITNTPISPIERSWTYKCVNNRCVRHHFVDGVEENFDSNNLHAQSAHQQQPHGSGSSGSSTTSKTTGGKRIPYQTCAMTCGPINIWPQPTGATTIGSKTSRFRLSDMRLKVNTAAGFEAVERLLHEAFDVFRTELRSILVARGATLEEIEGAMPANAIPPELRNGGAGGATVAANDGDAVAQGGSADGGPGGALPANGQSANEKHKGGAGALHFFTLVSDKRYDVDTVEVSLHVEKSSETYLTLHTDERYNMSVTHSARVLKVKISAHSFFGAKHGLTTLQQLIWFDDEERTLKMLNKASIEDVPKFNYRGLMLDTSRHYFSVDAIKRAIVGMSHSKLNRFHWHITDSQSFPLVSKHYPQLARYGAYSEQEVYTPDDVRELTAFAKVRGIQIIPEIDAPAHAGNGWDWGPKHGLGELSLCINQQPWSNFCGEPPCGQLNPKNNNTYLILQRLYEELLEIVGPLDYFHLGGDEVNLECWQQHFNDSDMRALWCDFMQQTYHRLQLAAGKNASIPRTAAVWSSGLTSFPCLPRNVFAVQVWGGSKWPENFQLINAGYNLVISHVDAWYLDCGFGSWRSTGEAACSPYRNWQTVYKHRPWDEMKLTSLQMRQILGGEACLWTEQVDESILDSRLWPRASALAERLWTDPVEERYSDTVPLEVYNRMSVFRNRLLELGLRAEPIFPKYCAQNQDECV; this is encoded by the exons ATGACGGTTTTGAAAAATTTGTTCAAAAAGATGGCCCTCATGAAGTCGCTCCTGCGGACGCTGCTCCTCCTGTTCATCGTCGGTAGcgtgctgcttctgttctACTGGCGAGACAGTACGTCCGAATCGTCGAAACCGTCCTCCTCGTTCACGCTGGGCAGCTTCAACACGCACATCGTGACGGGCGGCAGCCTGGCCGGTCTGGCGACCGGTGATAGTGGCAATGCGCGAATCACCAACACTCCGATAAG CCCCATCGAACGATCGTGGACGTACAAGTGTGTGAATAATCGGTGCGTTCGGCACCATTTCGTGGATGGCGTCGAGGAGAACTTTGATAGCAACAATCTACACGCGCAATcagcgcaccaacagcaaccacatgGCAGCGggagtagcggcagcagcaccacctcgaAAACGACCGGTGGCAAACGAATACCGTACCAAACGTGCGCGATGACCTGCGGTCCGATCAACATCTGGCCGCAACCAACCGGTGCCACGACGATCGGCAGCAAAACTTCCCGCTTCCGGTTGTCCGACATGCGGCTCAAGGTCAACACGGCGGCTGGCTTTGAAGCGGTCGAGCGGCTTCTACACGAAGCGTTCGATGTGTTTCGCACCGAGCTGCGCAGTATACTGGTGGCCCGTGGTGCAACACTCGAGGAGATCGAGGGAGCTATGCCGGCGAATGCGATCCCACCGGAGCTACGAAAcggtggagctggtggtgccacAGTAGCAgccaatgatggtgatgcggtaGCCCAAGGTGGTAGTGCTGATGGCGGGCCTGGTGGTGCACTTCCGGCGAATGGCCAGTCGGCGAACGAGAAGCACAAAGGTGGAGCTGGTGCATTACACTTTTTCACGCTGGTCAGTGATAAGCGGTACGATGTGGATACTGTTGAGGTGAGCCTGCACGTGGAGAAATCGTCTGAAACCTACTTAACGTTGCACACCGACGAGCGCTACAACATGAGCGTGACAC ATTCGGCCCGTGTGCTGAAGGTAAAGATCTCTGCGCATTCTTTCTTCGGAGCGAAGCACGGTTTGACGACACTGCAGCAACTGATTTGGTTCGATGATGAGGAGCGCACGCTGAAGATGCTCAACAAAGCCTCGATCGAGGATGTGCCAAAGTTTAA CTACCGTGGTTTGATGCTGGACACATCTCGGCACTACTTCTCGGTGGACGCGATCAAGCGTGCGATCGTGGGAATGTCACACTCGAAGTTGAATCGTTTCCACTGGCACATAACGGACTCGCAGAGCTTTCCGCTCGTCTCGAAGCACTACCCACAGCTGGCACGCTACGGAGCATACTCGGAGCAAGAGGTGTACACGCCGGACGATGTGCGAGAGCTGACGGCGTTTGCGAAGGTTCGAGGCATTCAAATAATCCCCGAGATCGATGCACCGGCACACGCAGGCAACGGGTGGGACTGGGGACCGAAGCATGGCCTTGGTGAGCTGAGCCTCTGCATTAACCAGCAACCGTGGAGCAACTTCTGCGGTGAACCACCGTGCGGACAGTTGaatcccaaaaacaacaacacctaCCTGATCCTCCAGCGGTTGTACGAGGAGCTGCTCGAGATCGTCGGTCCGCTCGATTACTTCCATCTTGGTGGTGACGAGGTAAACCTGGagtgctggcagcagcacttcaATGATTCCGATATGCGGGCTCTTTGGTGTGATTTCATGCAGCAAACGTACCACCGGCTACAGCTGGCAGCGGGAAAGAATGCCTCGATTCCACGAACGGCGGCCGTGTGGTCGAGCGGATTGACGAGCTTTCCGTGTCTGCCGCGGAACGTGTTTGCGGTGCAAGTCTGGGGTGGAAGCAAATGGCCCGAAAACTTTCAGCTCATCAACGCCGGCTATAATCTGGTCATCTCACATGTGGACGCCTGGTATCTGGACTGTGGGTTTGGTAGCTGGCGATCGACGGGCGAGGCCGCCTGCTCGCCCTACCGTAACTGGCAGACGGTGTACAAACATCGACCGTGGGACGAGATGAAACTAACCTCGCTGCAGATGCGCCAGATTCTTGGCGGTGAGGCGTGCCTATGGACGGAGCAGGTGGATGAGTCGATACTCGATTCGCGCCTTTGGCCTCGCGCTTCCGCTCTAGCCGAGCGACTTTGGACGGATCCGGTCGAGGAGCGGTACAGCGATACGGTGCCGCTCGAGGTGTACAACCGTATGTCGGTGTTCCGTAATCGTCTGCTAGAGTTAGGGCTGCGAGCGGAACCAATATTCCCAAAGTATTGTGCCCAGAATCAGGACGAGTGTGTATGA
- the LOC126576753 gene encoding nose resistant to fluoxetine protein 6-like, whose amino-acid sequence MKMMLAVGFGCWLFLLHGCWVSVDAQEPGNSSACPNDERFNLTAYYEMPPLYLYDDYDRCLAKPGAIYCLVDGWIVPNASNPLWTVIQHFSADTKRSFRHDQLQRGLCMDRCHQLIDRFDHRTQMKYFLARFDSTAAKEITFDPNTFRGALDWRNRYRRLANQCVNYELKRQYALMAYSTVEYCTTRGTPGDIEESTSQAPASLDSVDVLFLVVLGMLLLLATLSTSYDCHRHRMRPSSGMESDRLKDYYRSDGTMGLTDRLLVAFSLPRNWHTLTGTVPGKKHPPTGPPSSRDDLRFFHAVRFLIMYLVIAGHSMLFNCILPLLNPEYVEMHYRRFVTMLILNGVTVVQTFFTISGFLLVIQFTGAFTGQRRPFGCREMVQCILYRFLRLTPVYGFMMLLDATWLIRLQDGPIWTRLAETERTFCRSNWWANVLYVNNYLTVSEPCLQQSWYLATDFQLFILGLLLLGLTLRYPKARTPLFVLASVASILAPAIVTYVQHFEGVVMLRPEALKYVLWYDPMYRLMYIPTHTNAGSYLAGLMGGLMYRTLKHRGFDATDRHYKLFRILCFTTLPVAIAILFSAYLFYAYEFEKPALWIALYAGLCRNLWGLLFAILFVGLALGVGVGILRRALCSPIFRPFGKVTYCAFLCHLFIIRVTLGNVRQPVYVSDMRILVSTSSTLVLAYLMGMLMYLLIEAPFSNVQMAFLSPKHECAYKEEIQLVKNGGMVSMLGAVSGEVDTAIVTS is encoded by the exons atgaagatgatgctggcgGTTGGAttcggttgttggttgttccTTTTGCACGGATGCTGGGTATCGGTTGATGCACAGGAACCTGGAAACAGTTCCGCGTGTCCTAATGACGAGCGATTTAACC TCACAGCTTACTACGAAATGCCACCGCTCTACCTGTACGACGACTACGATCGTTGCTTGGCAAAGCCCGGAGCCATCTACTGTCTGGTCGATGGTTGGATAGTACCGAATGCTAGTAATCCCCTCTGGACGGTGATACAACACTTTTCAGCCGACACAAAACGTAGCTTCCGGCACGATCAGCTTCAGCGGGGTCTCTGCATGGATCGGTGTCACCAGTTAATCGACCGATTTGATCATCGGACGCAGATGAAGTACTTCCTAGCACGCTTCGATTCAACCGCTGCCAAGGAG ATCACGTTCGATCCGAACACGTTCCGGGGGGCGCTCGATTGGCGCAACCGTTACCGCCGATTAGCCAATCAGTGTGTCAATTACGAGCTCAAGCGTCAATACGCCCTGATGGCGTACTCTACCGTGGAGTACTGCACGACACGAGGGACCCCGGGTGACATCGAAGAATCCACGTCCCAAGCACCAGCATCTTTAG ATAGCGTAGACGTGCTGTTTCTAGTCGTCCTTGGaatgctgcttctcctcgCAACGCTCTCCACGAGCTACGATTGCCACCGGCATCGAATGCGACCATCGAGCGGAATGGAATCCGATCGGCTGAAGGATTACTATCGATCCGATGGAACGATGGGGC TGACCgaccggttgctggtggccttTTCTCTTCCACGCAACTGGCACACGCTGACTGGCACGGTTCCGGGGAAGAAACACCCGCCCACcggcccaccatcatcacgggaTGACCTTCGCTTCTTCCATGCCGTCCGCTTTCTCATCATGTATCTCGTTATCGCGGGTCACTCGATGCTGTTCAACTGTATCCTTCCGCTGCTCAACCCCGAGTACGTCGAGATG CACTATCGACGCTTTGTGACGATGCTGATCCTGAACGGTGTCACCGTGGTGCAAACTTTCTTCACGATCAGTGGCTTCCTGTTGGTGATTCAATTTACCGGCGCGTTCACCGGTCAGCGCCGCCCATTCGGTTGCCGTGAGATGGTTCAGTGTATCCTTTATCGGTTTCTAAg GTTAACGCCGGTGTACGGgtttatgatgctgctggatgccacCTGGTTGATCCGGTTACAGGATGGACCGATCTGGACGCGTCTGGCCGAAACGGAACGTACCTTTTGCCGCAGCAACTGGTGGGCGAACGTGCTGTACGTCAACAATTATCTCACGGTATCGGAACCG TGCCTTCAGCAGAGCTGGTACCTGGCGACCGATTTCCAGCTCTTCATTCtcggattgctgctgctcggcctCACGCTGCGTTATCCGAAAGCGCGGACACCACTGTTTGTGCTCGCTTCGGTCGCCTCCATCCTTGCACCGGCCATCGTAACGTACGTGCAGCACTTCGAaggggtggtgatgctgcgacCAGA GGCCCTTAAGTACGTGCTGTGGTACGATCCGATGTACCGCCTGATGTACATCCCGACGCACACCAACGCTGGCAGCTATCTGGCCGGTCTGATGGGTGGATTGATGTATCGCACGCTGAAACACCGTGGATTCGATGCTACCGACCGTCACTATAAG CTCTTCCGTATCCTCTGTTTCACCACACTTCCGGTAGCGATAGCGATACTGTTCTCGGCGTACCTCTTTTACGCGTACGAGTTCGAGAAGCCCGCCCTCTGGATAGCACTCTATGCCGGACTGTGCCGCAATCTCTGGGGTCTCCTTTTTGCCATTCTGTTCGTGGGGTTGGCACTCGGTGTTGGCGTTG GAATCCTGCGGCGCGCTCTCTGTAGCCCCATCTTTCGACCGTTCGGCAAGGTGACCTACTGTGCCTTTCTGTGCCATCTCTTCATCATTCGCGTCACGTTGGGTAACGTGCGGCAGCCGGTTTATGTTAGCGACATGCGAATC CTCGTTTCGACGTCCTCCACGCTCGTGCTGGCCTATCTTATGGGAATGCTCATGTATCTGTTGATTGAGGCACCCTTTTCTAATGTTCAGATGGCGTTCCTCTCACCGAAGCACG AGTGCGCTTACAAGGAGGAAATACAGTTGGTTAAGAATGGCGGAATGGTATCGATGCTGGGTGCTGTATCCGGAGAGGTAGATACGGCGATTGTGACATCATGA